A region of the Pseudarthrobacter sp. MM222 genome:
GCCTCCTGGTTGGGCACTATCCGGTCCACCGCTGTGTTCGCGAACACAGCGGCATCATCGAGGGAGCCGGCGGCCGGATCCCATTGGGCCGCCACTTCGTCCCGAAGGATGTCCGTGGCGTTGATGGCGTTTTCACATGCCATCACCTGCAGCGGCGCCAGCCCCGTAGCCCGCGCCGCGATTCCCCTGGCGATCACCGGGGCCACGAACTTCAGGATGTGCGGACCCACCGCCGTGGTGACGATGTCCGCCGTCGCGATCTCCGCGATGACGTCCGCTTCCTGGCTACTGGAGTTCAGCGCGCGGTAGTTCGTGACGGTGCGGACGGTGGGGTCCTCCCCCACCTCGTGGACCTGGTAGCTGTCCGCGGCGGCCAGCTGGGTGATCAGGGCATCCGCGACGTCCGCGAACACCACCTCGTACCCCGCCTCGTGCAGCAGCAGGCCAACGAATCCGCGCCCGATGTTTCCGGCTCCGAAATGAACAGCCTTCACTATGAGTTGACCTTTCCGAACAGGTCCAGCACTTCATCGACAGTCGTGGCGGCCTCAAGCTGCGCCACCTGCGCCTTATTGGTGAAGACCTTCGCGATCGAGGAGAGGATGTGGAGGTGTTCGTTGTTGATGCCGGCGACGCCGACGACGAACTTCACTTCCTTGCCGTTCCAGTCGATGCCGTCGGGGTAGCGGACCACGGAGACCGCGGACTTCAGAATGTGGTCCTTGGCGGCGTTGGTACCGTGCGGGATGGCGAGGTAGCTGCCCATGTAGGTGGACACGGACTCCTCTCGCTCGTGCATGGCGTCAATGTAGCCGGAGTCGACGGCGCCGCGCTCCAGCAGCAGCCGGCCCGCCTCGTCAATCGCGGCGTCCCGCGTGGTTGCCGTGCCGTTGAGGACAACGCTGTCGGCCACCAGGATGCCTGCAGGGCCGGCCCCGGCTTCCGCGCCGGTATCCGCCGCCGGGGCTGTACCGGTGTCCGTTGCGGGGGTTTCCGCAAGGTGCGTGCCCTGGCCCGCGCCCGCCGGCTCGGCGTTGCTGCTCCGAACCAGTTCCACGATCTCGTCGTACCGCGGGCTGTTCATGAAGTTGTCCACCGACACATGGACGGCGCTGGCCGTGGCGGGCTTTGCCCGTTCGGTCAGGTCCTGGTGCGTGATGACGACGTCGTACGTGTCGTCGAGGTTGGCGATCGCGGAATTTGTGACCTTGACGTCCGGGTAGCCGGCCGCCTTGATCTTGTTCCGGAGCACCGAGGCGCCCATCGCGCTGGAGCCCATGCCTGCGTCGCAGGCGAAGACGATGTTCTTGACCGGGCCGGCCAGCACCGCGGTGGTTGCACCACCGGCGCCCGCGCCCGTCAGGGCGGAGGAGATGGAACTCTTCTTGCCTTTCATCTCTTCCATGCGGGAAGTGGCCGCGTTCAGGCTGTCCTCCTCGGTGTCACCCACCGGGGTCTTGCTGGACTTCAGGATTACTGAGGCGATCAGGAAGGAGACAGCGGCAGCCAGTACCACCGCAAGGATCACGCCTAGGTAGCTGTCACGGGAAGTCTGGGCGAGCACCGCGAAGATGGACCCTGGTGCGGCCGGCGCCACGAGGCCGGCGTTCGTGATGGACAGTGTTGCGATACCCGTCATGCCGCCACCGATCGCGGCGAGGATCAGGATCGGCTTCATCAGCACGTAGGGGAAGTAAATCTCGTGGATGCCGCCGAAGAACTGGATAATCGCTGCGCCCGGCGCCGACGCCTTGGCAGCGCCGCGGCCGAAGAACATGTAGGCGAGCAGGATGCCGATTCCGGGGCCGGGGTTGGCCTCCAGCAGGAACAGGATGGACTTGCCCTGCTCCAGGGACTGCTGGATGCCGAGCGGGGTCAGCACGCCGTGGTTGATGGCGTTGTTCAGGAACAGCACCTTGGCGGGCTCAATGAAAATGCTGGTCAGCGGCAGGAGTCCGTTATTGACCAGGAACTGGACCACGTTTCCTGCTCCCGTGCTGAAAGCCGTGACCAGCGGGGAAATTCCGTAGAACCCGAGCATGGCCAGCAGGGCGCCCCAGATGCCTGCGGAGAAGTTGTTCACCAGCATTTCAAAGCCGGGGCGGATTTTCCCGTCCCAGATGGCGTCGATCTTCTTCATGGTCCAGCCGCCGAGGGGGCCCATAATCATGGCACCGATGAACATCGGGATACCGGCGCCGACAATGACCCCCATGGTGCCGATGGCGCCAACGACGCCGCCTCTGTGGCCGTACACCATCTTGCCGCCGGTGTAGGCAATCAGGAGGGGCAGCAGGTAGGTGATCATCGGGCCGACGAGGCCCACGTTCGGCGCGCCCTCGGCGTTGGTGCCGAAGCCGCCCAGGGCCGGTACGGGGATCCACCCCTTCTCGATGAAGAGGGCGGTGATGAGGCCCCAGGCGATGAACGCCCCGATGTTGGGCATGATCATTCCGGACAGGAACGTCCCGAACTTCTGGACGCCCACCCGCACGCTGGTACGGGGTTTCGCAACTGTCTCTGTTGCCATGTGATTTCCTAACCGTGATTCCTGCTGCTCCGCAGGACGATCCGATGATTTCGACGAGCTAGCTGGTGGAGCTGGTAGAGATTCGGTGGAGCCATTCGAGGAACAGCTTGAGTTCCGAGCTGGAGAGTTGGTCCGAGTGCGACGCCTGGAGAGCCGCGTTCAAGGCGATGGCCGCGACGACCACCGAGGATTTCCCGGAATTATCAGCCCCGTGGTCCCGGGCCTGCTCCGTGGAAACGGCGAAGATCATGGCATCACGGGTCATGGCGGACAGCTCGAGGTTCCGCTCCGGCGCCTTTTCCGCGATCAGCATGAGCGTCACGCCCACGTTGGCCGCCAGGATGCTCCTGGCCGCTTCCCGGGGCGGGACGTTGAGTTGGCCTGCGACGGCGGCCTTGTTCAGGAGCTCCTCCATGAGCGCCTCGGCATCGGCGACGATGACGGGGCGGCTCTCCGGACGGATATTTCCGAACATGACCAAATACAGTTCCGGTTGCTTGAGGCCGAACTGCACGTGCTTGTCCCACATCCGGCGGATATCTTCCAGCGGCTGCCCGGACGGCGCGAAGTCGCGTTCGTCCGCCACGTACTCCTCAAAACCTGCCGCGACGACCGCGTCGAACAGCCCTTCCTTGTCACCGAAGTGGTGGTAAAGGGTGGGGGCAGTCACCCCCGCCAGTTTGGTGATCTGGCGGGTGGAAACGGCGGCCCCGGCTGAGTTGGCCAGCAACTCGGCGGCTGCACGGAGCAGCCGCATTTTGGGCGGAAGCTGGCCATCGAAACTCATAACCGCTACCCTAGCACCTATAGCAACGCTATATGAAGTGCATCACATACAATTTTTTCAGGTGCCGCGATCCCCCGGCTGACGTAGCCGTCAGCCGGGTGCAGACATGGTCTAGCGGATCAGCGGCGGCGCCTGAACCGGCCCCGGCCACGGCAGAGAATGAGGACCTTCAGTGCAGAACTTCCCAGGCGTAGGCGTCAGCCCCGGCCGCATCATCGGCACCATCCGCCAGATGCCCAAACCGATCAGCGAACCCCCGGCGGGCGAACAACTGCCGGCCGGCGGCACGGCGGAGGAAGCCACGGCGGCGCTGAAAGCGGCCGCCAGGGCAGTCCACGACGAGCTCAAGGCCCGGTCCGAGACTGTCAGCGGGGACGGGAAGGCAGTCCTGGAGGCCACGGCACTCATGGCCACGGACACCATGCTCCTGAAGAGCGCCGCCAAGCTGATCGGCCGCGGGGCCTCCAACCAGCGGGCCATCTGGGAAGCCGGCGCCTCCGTCTCGGAGATGCTGCACAACCTGGGCGGCTACATGGCCGAGCGCGCTACCGACGTCCTGGACGTCCGCGCCCGGATCGTGGCCGAACTGCGGGGCGTGCCCGCCCCCGGCATCCCCACGTCCGCCACGCCGTTCATCCTCATCGCCGAGGACCTCGCACCCGCCGACACCGCGACCCTGGACCCGGAGAAGGTCCTGGCGCTGCTCACGGCCGGCGGTGGGCCGCAGTCGCACACCGCCATCATTGCCCGGTCCCTGGGCCTGCCCGCCGTCGTGGCCGCGGCCGGCGTCGACGAGCTCCCCGACGGGACCGAGGTGTACGTGGACGGCGCCGCCGGTTTGATCACGGTGGACCCGGGCGAATCCGAGCGCGCGGCCGCAGCCCACTGGGCGGCCACCGCCTCGCTGCTGGCCGACTTTGACGGCACGGGCGCGACGGCGGACGGTCACCTGGTGCCGCTCCTGGCCAACGTCGGCGGAGCCAAGGACGCCGTGGCAGCCGCCGCGCTGAACGCCCAGGGAGTGGGCCTCTTCCGCACCGAGTTCTGCTTCCTGGAACGAGACACCGAACCCACTGTGGACGAGCAGGCCGCCGCCTACAAGGGCGTCTTCGACGCCTTCCCAGGGAAAAAGGTGGTGCTCCGGACCCTCGACGCGGGAGCTGACAAGCCCCTGCCCTTCCTGACCGACGCCACCGAGCCCAACCCGGCCCTCGGCGTCCGCGGCTACCGGACCGACTTCACCACGCCAGGTGTACTGGAACGCCAGCTGCAGGCCATCGCCCGGGCGGAGCAGGAATCCGAAGCGGACGTTTGGGTCATGGCGCCGATGATTTCCACGGCCGAGGAAGCCGCCCGGTTCGCCGGGATGTGCACCGCGGCCGGGATCAAAACCCCCGGTGTCATGGTGGAGGTACCCTCCGCGGCCCTGACCGCCGAGGCCATCCTCCGCGAGGTCGGCTTCGCCAGCCTGGGCACCAACGACCTCACGCAGTACGCCATGGCGGCGGACCGCCAGCTCGGCCCGCTCGCGGCCCTGAACACCCCGTGGCAGCCCGCCGTGCTCCGGCTGGTCGGCCTGACGGTCGAGGGCTCCGCCGCGGAGGGCCACAACAAGCCGGTGGGTGTCTGCGGCGAGGCCGCAGCGGACCCTGCCCTCGCCGTCGTCCTCACCGGGCTGGGCGTCACCACACTGTCCATGACGGCGCGATCGATCGCGGCCGTGTCCGCCGTGCTCAAGACCGTCACCCTCGCCGAGGCGCAGGAGCTTGCCAAGCTGGCACTCTCCGCGCCCAGCGCGACGGAGGCGCGGGCATGGGTCCGGGAGAAGCTGCCGGTGCTTGAGGAGCTCGGGCTGTAGCGCGGCAGTTCGGCGGCGTAAGCCTCCACCCGGGGCGCTAGGATGCACTCCATGGCACTGATAGCTCCCCGGGTGACGGCCGGCCTTCCAGCCGAGGACGCGCAGAAACTCAAGTACGCCCTGAACGGCAGCGACGACATCACTGTTTTCGTGGACGGCACGGTGCATCGGCTGCCGCCGCAGGCGCGGGACGCCGTCGTCGATCTGCTCAGCCGGTTCAGCCGCGGCGAGGCGGTCACGGTCAGCAGCGTCGAGGAGATGCTCACCACCTCGAAGGCCGCGGAGCTGGCCGGTATCTCGCATACCTACCTGCGGAATATGACGGACCGGGGCGAAATCCCGGTGGAATACCGGGGCACGCACCGCCGCATCAGGCTGGCGGACATCATGGCCTGGCTTGAAACGCAGAAGAAGAACAGTACTGCCGACGGCGCCAGGGGAGCCGAGCATGACGGTGCCCCGGATGGTTCGTGAAGCCGTGATAAGGATCAAGCAACGATCCCGGCCCGGCGCGGAAACGCGGAGAAGGCCGGGGTTACGCTTGAATCGTGGGTAAGTTCAGAGGGTGGCACATCGTGGCTGGCATAGCCGCCATGGTGCTCACCGGCATCCTCGGAACCGCGATGGGCCTGAACAACACGGCCACTTTCATGTCCAGCTGTGTCGCCTTCGTGGCGGTCTCCATGTGGATGGACAGCAGGATTGCTCGCCGCAGGCGGGAAACGGCGCGCGAGGAGACGGCGCGGGAAACGGCGCGCCCGGACGCCGCCGGCGGGCCCGGACGCCGGTCCGCGACGGACCTTACCCTAGACGCCGACAGCCCCAAACGGGACGGCCACGGCGGCTAGCGTCCGCCCGCTAGATTCTGGGCCGTTCCGCCCAGCGCCGCGCCTTGAGCGCCGCGTGGAGTTCCAGCCGCACCATTCCCTTGAGCGGATCCACGCCCAGAAGCTGCCGGATCCGGCCGAGCCGGTTGTAGATGCTGCTCCGGTGCAGATGCAGTTTGTCGGCCACTTCCTGGACCGAGCCGTCGTTGTCATAGAACAGCTCGAGCACGGGCAGGAGTTCCCCGTTCCGGTCCTGGTCCTCCAGGAGGCGGAAGTAGACCGAGCCCGAATCCGCCCAGGCCCCTGCACCGCCCCCGGCTGAGGCCAGCAGCTGGTAGAGCCCGGTGGCGCGGGAGTCGACCAGTTCGCCCAGCTGGGGGTCCACCGCCGCGGCCTGCGCCGCCTGCCGGGACTCGCGGTACGCCTCGGGGAGGTCCCGTGGCTTGGTGAAGCCCTCGGACGTGCCGAGGATGATCCGGCGGACGGGCCGTCCGGAGCGTTTGGCGAGCTCCAGCTGGTAGTGGACGAGGACCTGGGCGTGGTTCGCCCGGCCGGTGGATTCCTGGAACAAGACAACGGCGTGGGTTTCGGTGCCGGCGCTGAACAGGGCCGCGTCCACGCCGATCGTGGCCTGCAGCGCGGCGGAGCGGTGGATCAGGGTGGAGGCGATGGGGTCCGATCCCTCGGCCCAGCCGTCGGCGTCGAGTACGGTCACAAGCTGCCAGGGCCCGCGTCCCTGCACTTCCTTCCAACCGGCCACGGCAGCGACCGCGTTGGACTCACCCCGGCAGGCGGCGAGGAATTCCTGCTCGCGGCGTCGACGGAACTCCGACTCCGCAGTGTTGGAATCCAGCAGCAAGGCGGAGAGCTGCTCCACCTCCCGGGCAACGTCAGGGAGGTGGGTCAGCACCGAAGTAGCACTGGGCTCCTCGGCGTCGAGCTGGACCCACAGGTAACCCACCCGGAAACCACGCACCAGCAGCGGCACGCAGACCCGGCCGAGCATTCCCAGCTCCTCGTTCGCCGGAACGACGACGGGGCGCACCGCCGTCGCGATCCCGTGCGAGAGCTGCCAGGCGCTGACATCCACCGGCACCCGCTTGCTGAGCAGGAAGTTCACCCTGACCCGGTCCGCATGCGACTGGTTGGAACTGTAGGCGAGCAGGAGCCCGTCTAGGTCCTCGAGCGAGAGGCCCCGGCCCAGCTTCAGCGCCACCTGCTCCACGAGCTGTTCCACGTCCTGCTGCTGCATCCTGCCAGACTACTGGGGAGAACGGACAGCAGGCGACACCTGACGTCCCCGGACTCGACAGTTGTCTATTGCCCGTTCGCAGAAACCGCGCAAATCCGCGGAACGCCCGCGATGCCGCCTGTCTGTCCTTGTCGCCTGCCTCACAGCGGGATTTATTCTGGAACTACGACATCCCGCACACCCCGGCCCACAAGGCCACCAGCACTGGAGCCAACAAAAATGATCATCGGTGTTCCCAAAGAGATCAAGAACAACGAATTCCGCGTCGCCATCACCGCTGCCGGCGTCCACGAGTTCCGCACGCACGGCCACTCGGTCCTGGTGGAGCGCGGTGCAGGCCTGGGCTCCGGCATCACGGACGAGGAATACGCCATCGCCGGCGCCGAGATCGTGGCTGAAGCCGACGACGTCTGGGCCCGCGCCGACATGGTGATGAAGGTCAAGGAGCCGATCAAAGCCGAGTACCACCGCTTCCGCAAAGGCCTGATCCTCTTCACCTACCTGCACTTGGCCGCCGAGCCGGAACTGACGCAGCAGCTCCTCAACGCCGGCGTCACCGCCATCGCCTACGAGACCGTCCAGGAGGGCCGAACCCTCCCGCTGCTGGCCCCGATGTCGGAGGTCGCCGGGCGCCTGTCCGTCCAGGTCGGCGCGACTTCGCTGATGGCTCCTGCCGGCGGCAAGGGAGTGCTGCTCGGCGGCGTCCCCGGCGTCCGCCCGGCCAAGGTGGTTGTCCTGGGCGCCGGCGTTGCCGGTACCAACGCCGCCGCGATGGCGCTGGGCCTCGGCGCCGATGTCACCATCCTGGACATCAACATCAACCGCCTGCGCGAACTCGATGCCCAGTACCAGGGGCGCCTGAAGACTGTCGCCTCCAACGCCTATGAGATCGAGAAGTCCGTGGTTGACGCCGACCTCGTGATCGGATCCGTGCTGATCCCGGGCGCCAAGGCACCCAAGCTGGTCACGAACGAGCTTGTCTCGCGGATGAAGCCCGGCTCCGTGCTGGTGGACATCGCCGTCGACCAGGGCGGCTGCTTCGAGGACACGCACCCCACCACGCACCAGGAGCCGACGTACAAGGTCCACAACACGATCTTCTACTGCGTAGCCAACATGCCCGGCGCCGTGCCGAACACCTCCACCTACGCGCTGACCAACGTCACGCTCCGCTACGCGGTCGCACTGGCCAACCTGGGCGTCAAGGCGGCCTTCGAGCGGGACCCCGCCCTGGCGGCTGGCCTCAACATCGCCGGCGGCAAGGTGGCGCACCGCTCCGTCTCCGAGGCGCACAACCTGCCCCTCGTGGCCGACTGGCACCAGCTGGTCTCCGCGTAACCAGCTGGTCTCCGCGTAACCAGCTGGTCTCCGCTCAACCGGCAGCATCGACTGCTCCGTAACCGCCCTTCTGGACCCCCAAAACGGCGGTAGCGGAGCAGTCGATCGCTGTTAAGCCAGCGCCCGGGCCGGCAGGGTTCCCTGGCCGACCTTGCGAAGCGAGGGGGCCGGTAGCGGAGCAGTCGATCGCTGTTTAGGCCAGCGCCCGGGCCTGCTCGATCAGCCGCAGGACTTCAACCGGGCCCGCCGGATCCACCGGGACAGGCCGCGCGGAGGCAGCACCGCCGTCGCTGATCTTCTCCGCCAGGATCCGGTAGAACTCCGGGTAGCCGCCCCGCTCGGTGGGCAGCCGGTCCAGGTGCCCGTCCCGGCCAAGCAATCCGGCCCAGTCCGGGTCCTCGACGCCGTATTCCTCGTCCAAGGGGCTGCCGCCGGCCACAATGTACGGTTCCTGCGGGTCGATGCCGTGTTTGGTGTAGGCGCCCTCGCTGCCCAGCAGCCGGAAGCGGGGCGCCTGCTGGGCGCAGAGCATGTTCATCCACAGATGGCTGAGGACGCCGGATTCGTGCCGCAGAGCCAGGAATACGTCGTCGTCGACCTTCTCCCCCGGGCGCCGCGCCTGGAGTTCCGCGTGGACCACCGTGGCCGGTCCGAAGAGTTCAAGCGCCTGGTCCAGCAGGTGCGTGCCGAGGTCGAACAGCACGCCGCCGCCGTCATCGGCTGTGGCGGACGCCTTCCAGGCTTTGGCGACATCGGGTGACCAGCGCTCAAAGCGTGATTCGAACCGCGAGACGACGCCAAGCCCGCCGCTGTCCAGCAGGCCGCGGACGGTGAGGAAGTCCCCGTCCCAGCGCCGGTTCTGGAAGACCGTGAGGACCCGGCCCAGCCGTTCGGCCAAGGCAATCAGTTCCTCCCCTTCCGCGCTGTGCACCGTGAAGGGCTTGTCGACGACGACGTCGAGCCCGGCTTCCAGCGCGGCCTTCGCTAGCGGGTAGTGAGTGGCCGGCGGCGTGCCGAGCACCAGCAAGTCCAGTTCACCGGCCAGTTCCAGGATGTCCGCCGGACTGTCGACGATTCTGGCCGCGGGATAGCTTGCGGACGCCGCGGCCTTCCGGCCGGCGTCGGACGTGGAGATGACGTCGAGGGAAAAGGCGGGGACGGCCGCGATCAGCGGCGCGTGGAAGACGCTGCCGGAGAGGCCGAAGCCGGCAACGGCGACACGAATGGGCCGGGAGGAATCTGTTGTCATGGCTCATACGCTACCCCTGGACGCCCACCCGATGCTCCCTCAGATTTCGCAACAAGTCAGGCGACGCTCCCCCGGAAGTTGAGGGAGCGTCGCCTGAAAAGCTGCTAAAGGTGAGAGAGCGTCGGAAGGGTTACTTCTTGACCCAGCCGAGGGTGGTCCAGTCCGGAACCTGGGACAGGCTCTGGAACAGGGACGGGCCGTAGTTGGCCAGTCCGGTGCGGGCGAAGGAGATCTGCGGGCCGTTCATCACGACACCCATCGAGAAGTACTTCTCCATGTGCTTCTTCTCTACTTCCATGGCCGCCTTGTTCCGCTCGGCGTTGTCCTCGATCGAGGCCAGCTTGGCGATCTCAGCGTCGAGTTCGGCGTCGCCGAGCTCGTTTTCGTTGGTCTTGGAATCGTAGAACTGCTTGACCGCGTCCGTGGCGTCAGAGCCGACCGTGTAGCCGGAGATGCTCAGGAAGAAGTCGCGGCTGCCGAGGACCTTGCCGAAGTCGGCAGAGGCACGCTGGTCGATTCCGACGTCCATGCCGCCGGCCTTGAGCTGGTTCTGCAGCGTCTGGGCAAAGGCCAGGGTGGTGGGGTCGTCGCCGAAGTTGCTGATCTTGAACGCAGCCGGGACGCCGTCCTTCTCCATGATGCCTGCGGCGTTGGCCGTGTAGCCGGCGTCGGTCAGGACCTTCTTGGCGGCGTCGCCGCCGGTCTCGGTCACGGGGTAGTTGTCCTGGTAGTACTCGGAGAAAGGCAGCAGCATCATCGATCCGGAGCTGGGCTCTTCCCAGTTCAGGCCGTTGAACCGGACCTTGCGGAGGGCCTCGCGGTCGACGGCCGTGAAGATGGCCTTGCGGATGGCGACGTCGGTCATCGGCGCCTTCTGGGCGTTGATGTTCAGGCCGCCGGCGAAGAGACGCTGGCCGCGGCGGATTTCCGAATCCTTGGTGCCGTCGAGCTGCTTGTACGGCGTGATGGTGTTGGCGGAAACGCCGTCGATCTCACCGTTCTTGAAGGCGGCGATGGCGGCGCTGCTCTCCAGCTGGCGGAAGACCACCTTCTCCAGGACGGGCTTGGTGCCCCACCACTTCTCGTTCTGGACGAGCGTGACGGTCTTGGCGGCGCTGTCGTACTGGTCGACCTTGAACGGGCCGGCCATCCACTCCGGGTGCATCTCGCCGGTGAATCCGGTGTTGAAGATCTCGGGGGTGTTCACGGCCGGGTGAACCAGGCCGAAGAAGAGGGATTCCAGCGGGTAGACCGGCTGGGTGGTCTTGACGATGACTTCTTTGTCGCTGCTGCCGGCCTCAACGGACTCAACAAACTCGTAGGCTCCGGAGCTGACGACGTCGTAGTCCTTGTTTTCGCCCTTGAGCACATTCCAGGTGTTTTGGAACGCCTTCACGTCGATCGGCGTGCCGTCGTTGTAGCTGGCTTTGTCATTGATCTTGATGGTGATGGTCTGCTTGCCATCCGTGATCTTGCTGTCCACCGACTCGCAGAAGTCTTTGTTCGGGGTGGCCTTGCCCACGAAGTCGAGCTTCCAGCAGCCGCCGATGCCGCCGCCGTTCACGGCGACCGGGTTTACCGGGACCATCAGGGCGGTGTTGTCCGCGCTGTTGCCGTTGTTGGAGAACCCGTTGAAGTCCGGCCCGATGTTGCCCAGCGGCAGCGTGACCGTGCCGCCCGGCTGCAGGTCCTTGACGTCCTTGGCGTTGATGCTGACGAGCTTGGTCAGATCACTGCCAGCATCCTGGCCCTTGCCGGCCTCCGGCCCCTGGGTGCCGCCGCCACCGCCACCGCAAGCGGTCAGCGCGAGCGCTGCCACGAGGGCGGTAACTCCGCCGATCTTGGTCAGATTCTTCATGGTGTTCCCTTCATTTCCTGGTGCGAGTTGTGATGCGTGGGTGGTTCGGTAAGTCAGGTGGGTTCGTGGACTACGAGCATGTCCGCGTCCAGTTCGCCGTCGGGGTAGAAGCAGGCGAATTGCTGGTCTGTGGGGCCGGCGGTGGTGGCCGCCGGGGCGGCTGCGGATTCCAGCCGCGGCTCAATGGTCAGGCATTTCTCCTGCTTCGCGGGCGGCAGCGCTGCGAAGACCGGGCACCGGGTGGCGAAGTTGCAGCCCTTGGGCGCATCGAGCGGCGACGGCAGGTCCCCCTGCAGGATGATGCGTTCGCGGGTGCGCTCCAGCTGCGGGTCCGGGACCGGGATCGCCGAGAGCAGTGCGCGCGTATAGGGGTGGCGCGGGTTGTCGAAGACGCTGGTGACCTCCCCGATCTCCACGATCTTGCCCAGGTACATCACGGCGACGCGGTTGGAGATGTGGCGCACCACGGACAGGTCGTGCGCCACCATCAGGTAGCTCAGCCCGAGCTCGGCGCGGAGCTGGTCCAGGAGGTTGATGACGCCGGCCTGCACGGACACGTCGAGGGCGGACACCGGCTCGTCAAGCACCACGAGCTTTGGATTCACGGCTAGGGCCCGGGCGATGCCGATGCGCTGCCGCTGGCCGCCGGAGAACTGGTTGGGAAAACGGTTGACGTGGTCCGGCTGAAGACCCACGAGTTCCATCAGCTCCAGGATCCGCTTCCGGATGGCGGGCTTGGCCATCCCGGCGTTTTCCAGCGGTTCGGCCAGCACCTCGTAGACCGTGAAGCGCGGGTCGAGGGCGCCGGTGGGGTCCTGGAACACCATCTGGAGTTCCTTGCGCATGGCGCTGCGGGTCCGGGAATCGGAGGCTTCCTTGTTGCTCAGCCCGCCGATCCTGACCTCACCGTCCTGGTCCTTGTGGAATTCCATGATTTCCAGCAGCGTGGTGGTTTTTCCGCAGCCGGATTCGCCGACGATGGAGAAGCACTCGCCCTCGCGGATGTCGAAGCTCAAGCCGTCCACGGCCTTCACGGTGCCGATCCGGCGCTTGATCAGGGCGCCCTTCATCAGCGGGAAATGCTTCTTGACGTCCTT
Encoded here:
- the ald gene encoding alanine dehydrogenase, producing the protein MIIGVPKEIKNNEFRVAITAAGVHEFRTHGHSVLVERGAGLGSGITDEEYAIAGAEIVAEADDVWARADMVMKVKEPIKAEYHRFRKGLILFTYLHLAAEPELTQQLLNAGVTAIAYETVQEGRTLPLLAPMSEVAGRLSVQVGATSLMAPAGGKGVLLGGVPGVRPAKVVVLGAGVAGTNAAAMALGLGADVTILDININRLRELDAQYQGRLKTVASNAYEIEKSVVDADLVIGSVLIPGAKAPKLVTNELVSRMKPGSVLVDIAVDQGGCFEDTHPTTHQEPTYKVHNTIFYCVANMPGAVPNTSTYALTNVTLRYAVALANLGVKAAFERDPALAAGLNIAGGKVAHRSVSEAHNLPLVADWHQLVSA
- a CDS encoding helix-turn-helix domain-containing protein — protein: MALIAPRVTAGLPAEDAQKLKYALNGSDDITVFVDGTVHRLPPQARDAVVDLLSRFSRGEAVTVSSVEEMLTTSKAAELAGISHTYLRNMTDRGEIPVEYRGTHRRIRLADIMAWLETQKKNSTADGARGAEHDGAPDGS
- a CDS encoding PTS mannitol transporter subunit IICBA — encoded protein: MATETVAKPRTSVRVGVQKFGTFLSGMIMPNIGAFIAWGLITALFIEKGWIPVPALGGFGTNAEGAPNVGLVGPMITYLLPLLIAYTGGKMVYGHRGGVVGAIGTMGVIVGAGIPMFIGAMIMGPLGGWTMKKIDAIWDGKIRPGFEMLVNNFSAGIWGALLAMLGFYGISPLVTAFSTGAGNVVQFLVNNGLLPLTSIFIEPAKVLFLNNAINHGVLTPLGIQQSLEQGKSILFLLEANPGPGIGILLAYMFFGRGAAKASAPGAAIIQFFGGIHEIYFPYVLMKPILILAAIGGGMTGIATLSITNAGLVAPAAPGSIFAVLAQTSRDSYLGVILAVVLAAAVSFLIASVILKSSKTPVGDTEEDSLNAATSRMEEMKGKKSSISSALTGAGAGGATTAVLAGPVKNIVFACDAGMGSSAMGASVLRNKIKAAGYPDVKVTNSAIANLDDTYDVVITHQDLTERAKPATASAVHVSVDNFMNSPRYDEIVELVRSSNAEPAGAGQGTHLAETPATDTGTAPAADTGAEAGAGPAGILVADSVVLNGTATTRDAAIDEAGRLLLERGAVDSGYIDAMHEREESVSTYMGSYLAIPHGTNAAKDHILKSAVSVVRYPDGIDWNGKEVKFVVGVAGINNEHLHILSSIAKVFTNKAQVAQLEAATTVDEVLDLFGKVNS
- a CDS encoding Gfo/Idh/MocA family protein — encoded protein: MTTDSSRPIRVAVAGFGLSGSVFHAPLIAAVPAFSLDVISTSDAGRKAAASASYPAARIVDSPADILELAGELDLLVLGTPPATHYPLAKAALEAGLDVVVDKPFTVHSAEGEELIALAERLGRVLTVFQNRRWDGDFLTVRGLLDSGGLGVVSRFESRFERWSPDVAKAWKASATADDGGGVLFDLGTHLLDQALELFGPATVVHAELQARRPGEKVDDDVFLALRHESGVLSHLWMNMLCAQQAPRFRLLGSEGAYTKHGIDPQEPYIVAGGSPLDEEYGVEDPDWAGLLGRDGHLDRLPTERGGYPEFYRILAEKISDGGAASARPVPVDPAGPVEVLRLIEQARALA
- a CDS encoding PucR family transcriptional regulator, which translates into the protein MQQQDVEQLVEQVALKLGRGLSLEDLDGLLLAYSSNQSHADRVRVNFLLSKRVPVDVSAWQLSHGIATAVRPVVVPANEELGMLGRVCVPLLVRGFRVGYLWVQLDAEEPSATSVLTHLPDVAREVEQLSALLLDSNTAESEFRRRREQEFLAACRGESNAVAAVAGWKEVQGRGPWQLVTVLDADGWAEGSDPIASTLIHRSAALQATIGVDAALFSAGTETHAVVLFQESTGRANHAQVLVHYQLELAKRSGRPVRRIILGTSEGFTKPRDLPEAYRESRQAAQAAAVDPQLGELVDSRATGLYQLLASAGGGAGAWADSGSVYFRLLEDQDRNGELLPVLELFYDNDGSVQEVADKLHLHRSSIYNRLGRIRQLLGVDPLKGMVRLELHAALKARRWAERPRI
- the ptsP gene encoding phosphoenolpyruvate--protein phosphotransferase, with the translated sequence MQNFPGVGVSPGRIIGTIRQMPKPISEPPAGEQLPAGGTAEEATAALKAAARAVHDELKARSETVSGDGKAVLEATALMATDTMLLKSAAKLIGRGASNQRAIWEAGASVSEMLHNLGGYMAERATDVLDVRARIVAELRGVPAPGIPTSATPFILIAEDLAPADTATLDPEKVLALLTAGGGPQSHTAIIARSLGLPAVVAAAGVDELPDGTEVYVDGAAGLITVDPGESERAAAAHWAATASLLADFDGTGATADGHLVPLLANVGGAKDAVAAAALNAQGVGLFRTEFCFLERDTEPTVDEQAAAYKGVFDAFPGKKVVLRTLDAGADKPLPFLTDATEPNPALGVRGYRTDFTTPGVLERQLQAIARAEQESEADVWVMAPMISTAEEAARFAGMCTAAGIKTPGVMVEVPSAALTAEAILREVGFASLGTNDLTQYAMAADRQLGPLAALNTPWQPAVLRLVGLTVEGSAAEGHNKPVGVCGEAAADPALAVVLTGLGVTTLSMTARSIAAVSAVLKTVTLAEAQELAKLALSAPSATEARAWVREKLPVLEELGL
- a CDS encoding TetR/AcrR family transcriptional regulator, whose amino-acid sequence is MSFDGQLPPKMRLLRAAAELLANSAGAAVSTRQITKLAGVTAPTLYHHFGDKEGLFDAVVAAGFEEYVADERDFAPSGQPLEDIRRMWDKHVQFGLKQPELYLVMFGNIRPESRPVIVADAEALMEELLNKAAVAGQLNVPPREAARSILAANVGVTLMLIAEKAPERNLELSAMTRDAMIFAVSTEQARDHGADNSGKSSVVVAAIALNAALQASHSDQLSSSELKLFLEWLHRISTSSTS